The Plectropomus leopardus isolate mb chromosome 7, YSFRI_Pleo_2.0, whole genome shotgun sequence genome window below encodes:
- the zgc:174888 gene encoding uncharacterized protein zgc:174888, translated as MSLPVLLLLSLWTVRCGGCDFDREGVKNIKTTIDSNPSGFRTVFPKDYYVVHRYTKSMLCDTDPCCVFPAAVVLLESWHVLLGNLWDEHLNHSLILDLKHTLDKIIKRNRNTERFQEETDLSQFSPLSSSPEELLKLTSELLTRWLDVGCLPEIETCSLPTLPPSVERKDYGPSRARLLTTRAISNEEEGQLDKIIDSTQPSSNGGPPSLSYSASVWSPLLFRLYWWLMP; from the exons ATGTCACTGCCAG ttttgctgttgctatCACTCTGGACTGTCCGATGTGGTGGATGTGACTTTGACCGGGAAGgtgtgaaaaacatcaaaacaactATTGACTCCAATCCAAGTGGATTT CGGACAGTATTTCCTAAAGATTACTATGTAGTGCACCGCTACACAAAAAGCATGCTCTGTGACACTGATCCG TGTTGTGTGTTCCCTGCTGCAGTCGTCCTCCTGGAGTCCTGGCACGTGCTTCTTGGAAACCTCTGGGATGAGCACCTAAATCACTCCTTAATCCTCGATCTGAAGCACACACTggataaaattataaaaaggaaCAGAAATACAGAG AGGTTCCAGGAGGAGACGGACCTTTCCCAATTCTCCCCATTATCTTCCTCTCCTGAAGAACTCCTCAAGCTCACGTCAGAACTTCTCACTCGATGGCTCGATGTCGGGTGCTTGCCTGAGATCGAAACCTGCTCCCTGCCCACTTTGCCGCCCTCTGTTGAGAGGAAGGACTACGGTCCATCGAGGGCCAGACTCTTGACCACCCGAGCTATCAGCAACGAGGAGGAAGGACAGCTCGATAAGATAATAGACAGTACGCAGCCTTCATCCAATGGTGGTCCTCCATCCCTATCATATTCCGCTTCTGTCTGGAGCCCCTTGCTATTCAGACTCTACTGGTGGCTGATGCCATAG